The stretch of DNA GATGGCTTCGGTGATCTGCGGCCCAACCTTGTAGACGGGGTTGAGCGAATTCATGGCACTCTGGGGCACCAGCGCAATTTTCTGCCAGAGAATGGATTTGCGGAAATCCTCCAGCGGCATCTGAAGAAGTTCCTGCCCCTGGAAATTGACCGAGTCCGCCTCGACCAATCCATTGCGCGCAACAAGCCTCAAAAGCGCCTTGATCAGGCTGGACTTGCCGCAACCGCTTTCGCCCACCACACCGAAAATCTCGTTTTCCTGAAGCTGGAACGACAATCTGTTCACCGCATGGATCTGCTGACCGTCCATGCGATATTTGACCCCAAGGTTTTTCACATCGAGCAGCATGACTAGCGTGTCTCCCGCAGGCGCGGATTGGCGTATTCCTCATAGGCGCGGCTGATGAACACCAGCGAGGTGACAAGCGCCACGATGCTCAGTGCCGGTGGCAGGAACCACCACCAGGCCACACGTGTCTTTCCCGAAAGCCACAGCTCATAGAGCATGCCGCCCCAGCTGATCGTGTCACCATCGCCAAAACCAAGGAAGCTGGCGCTGGCCTCGGTCACAATCGACCAGGCAATATTGAACGAGGTGTAGAGCAGAAGGAGTGGCAGCACGTTCGGCAGAATATGGCGGTAAATGATCCGCAGGTGGCTGCACCCGCGGGCACGCGCGGCGGTCACGAACTGACGCTGCTTAATGGAGATCGTCTGCGCCCTGATCACCCGGGCAGAGGTTCGCCAGACGATCAGCGCGATGGCAAGAATGACAAATTCGATCTTCCGCCCGAACAGTGAAATCAGAATGATCACAAATGGCAGGAACGGCATTCCATAGAGAATATCCGTACAGCGCATCAGGAATTCGTCAATCACCCCCCCGTAATATCCGGCAATCAGCCCGATATTGGCCCCGATCATGATCGAGATGAACCCCGAAATCAGGCCGATCATGACCGTGGTTCGCGTCGCCATGATCATCTGCGACAGCAGATCATATCCAAGATGGGTTGTTCCGAGCGGGAACTGCCAGGATGGCGACTGCAACATCGCCAGCTGCCCCGTTTCGGCATCATATTGCATTTCCCAGATCGGATAGGGTGCGATGAGGGGCGCAAAAACAGCAACAAAGAAGAAAAACGCGACTACCCAGAAACCGATCAGACCATAGCTGTTCGATGTCATGATTTTATATTGCCGGTAGAGCGTTCCCAGAACGCCACGCAGACGGGCTCCAAAGAGTTGCATCCTATCCCTCCACCCTAGACAGGCAATATTGATCGATCTTGTCGCGCCTTACCATGATGCCAAGGCCCGGATTGTCGGGCAGGCTGACCGTGCCCCGATTTTTCCAGTCGGCAAAATCGGTAATGTCGTCCGAGGTACGCTGCACGGACATGAAAGCATGGCCAAAATCGACAACATTCGGCGACACACAGCCAAGATGCAGGGCGGCCGCCTGGGTGATGCCAAGTTCGATCATGCTGTTCATCATGATCCTGACCCCGTTCTCAGCCGCAAGCCTGCAGATGGCAAGCCCTTCGGCCAGGCCGCCATTCTTTGAAATCTTTACACTGAAGATATCCGCACCTCTGGCCTCGATGATGCGTTCGGCATCAGCCAGCGACTGCAGGCTTTCATCGACCGAAATGGGGTTGGGCGCCAGCGCGCGAAGCTCATGGATGCGGCCATAGTCTCCAGCGGCAATCGGCTGCTCGATCAGGGCCAGCGGCACATCCGCTGTCTGGCGCATGAAGGCCGTCGCCTCGTCAAAGGTCCAGCCCTGATTGGCGTCAACCATCAGGCGGACATCGTCCGGTGTCTGTTCATATACTTGATGGGCACGGGCAATATCCTCTTCCACCGGATTGCTGCCCATCTTCAGCATGAATGTGCGATAGCCGATATCGTATTTCTCGCCGATCACCTGCATGTCCTGCTCGACAGTGCCCGAAGATGTGGGCCACAGGCTGGGCAGCGCCTGGTGGTGCTTGTCCCCCAGCATCTTCCATACCGGTGTATCTGTCAGACGTCCCGCCAGATCATAGGCTGCCACATTGATAGCGCTCTTTGTCGCGCCACGGATGCCAACCGGTGCCACGCCGGATATCAGCTCGCCAAGCTTCATGCCTCGCAGGGTGCTGGCGCCTCCTTGCGTGTAATAGGCCATGACATCGTCACAGGTGTCGCCGGTGAACATCACCCCACCGGGGTCAGCCTCGCCCCAGCCGGAAACGCCGTCTGCGATCAGCTCGACCACCACAACTTCGCTATGGGTGATCACGTCATAGACTTTGGAAAGATGATAGGGGGTGATCAGCGGGATACTGACGCGATATATTCGAACAGCCTCGACGGTGATGTCATCTACAGGTGTCATCTTTCATCCATCCCTGATTTGGAAACCTTGATCCGCGGGTCGAGGTAGCAATAGATTATATCGGTCACGAGGTTCAGGGTGATCACCAGCACCGCCAGCATCAGGAACGTCCCCTGTGCAACGGGGTAATCGTGCGAGGCCGCCGCCTCGACCATAAGCTGGCCCATTCCAGGCCAGGAAAACAGGGATTCGACCACCACCTGTCCACCGATCGCAAAACCGACCATGATGGAACCCAATGTGACCACGGCAAGAAGCGCGTTGCGCGCGGCATGCTTGATCATCACCACACGGGGAGCGAGACCCTTTGCCCGCGCCAACTCGATAAAGTCGCTCCCCAGTATTTCCAGCATCGAGTCACGCATTACCAGCATCGGAGTGGTGATGTAATAGAGGCTGACCGTGATGGTTGGCAGAACTATGCGTTCCCAGAACGCCGGCATCAACAGCATCTCAAGCAGGCCATCGGGACGCTGGCCGGGCGGATACATTCCACCTGTGGGAAACAGGCCGAGCTTGTAACTAAGCAGCATCAGCAGAAGCAGACCGGTCACAAAGGGCGGGGCTGCCTGAAACACCAGACCCGATACCGTGCCAATGACATCAATGGCACCATTGCGCTTCCAGGCCATCAGGATGCCGATGCCAATGCCGATGACGAGGGTGAAACACATGCCGGCCGTCATCAGCAGCACCGTGTTCCAGAACCTGTATTGCAGGATATCCATGACTGGCTGCGACGTGACAAACGACCGACCCCAGTCAAAGGTGACCAGATTTTTCAGATAGATCAGATATTGCTGCCACAAGGATTTATCCAGCCCGAACGCCTCTTTCATGCGTTTCTGAACAGCTTCATCCATGGCCGGGCTGATAACCTGCAAGGTGGCATCCCCCGGCAACAGCCGGAAGATAATGAACAGGATGGAAGCGACGGCGAAAATCGTAATGAGAGTGTAAATCAACCGTCTGAGAAGATATTCAGCCACGCTGGGAGCCCCGAAAATTTAGGTTGAATCTTTGGCTTTAATGTAAAGGAGCCGGGCAAGGCAGGACACAGCCCTGCCCGGCTCACATGGTGCCGGTCACACGATCCGAGATCAGCCCGGATAGTGAAGGCTGCCGGAGGAATCCCAGCTATAGCCAGCCTTGGCAAGAATATCCTTGGCCATCTTCACATTGTTCGGCCGTGGCTTGATTGCCGCCTCATGCCAGTATTCATTGGCCGGGGCGATGGTCGATCCGCCATTGGTGGCAAAGCCGGACATGATCACTTCGCGGATCACGTCACGCGGCACCAGATGGTCGACCGCCTCGCGGAAGGCACGATCCTGGAGCGGCCCACGGGTGTGGTTGAACATGAAGCCATACCAGCCATGGCTGGCGTAACCCTTGCCAACGATACCATTGATCTTGTCCAGATCCTGTACCAGGGTCGGCTTCAGGATATAGCGGGTGCGGTCACACTCACCAGCCTCGATTGCCGCCGCCATGGCATCATGGCTGCCATAGGTGACGCGGATCATGCCAGCGCATTTCGGCTTTGCGAAATGGCTCTCGAAGGCCGAAACCTTGAGTTCCTTGCCACGATCCCAATAGTCGAACTTGAACGGCCCGCTACCGATCGGGTTTTCATTGGCGAAGTTCAACACATCATCAACGCCCGCCTTTTCCGGAATGTCCTTCCAGATATGCTGCGGAATGATGAAGATCTGTGCAAAGAAGTTGATCATCAGCGGCGCGTGCGGCTCGGAAAGCTTGATACGCATGCTGTTCGCACCCGTGATGGACATATCCTCGAATTTCTCCAGCGAGGAGATAAAGAACGGCGCTTTCCACTTCGTGTAGTATTCGAAGGTGAATTTGATGTCCTCGATCGTGACCGGGTTGCCGTCATGGAACTTCATGCCATCGCGCAGCACGATATCAATCGTTGTGTTATCGACCGCGGTTACCGATGTTGCCGCCCATGGCACAAGCTCACCATTTGGTCCGACCTGGAGCAGCCGATCATAAATGGTACGAAGTTCCTTGAACTCGTTCGAGTCAGTGACACTGACAGGGTTCAGATTCTTCAGCGCTGATGTCTGGCCATTGCGGACATAGCCATCACCCGACTTGACCGACATGTTCAGATCGGTCCAGAGGCTGCCAATGCCCTCGCCAAGCTGCGGGACCACCCCGGCAAGACGGTCTTCACGGTAGGCATTTGTCATGCTTGGATGAACAATCGGCGATGCCGCGACGTCATCATACAGCTTGCGCTGCATGGCCTTGACGATTTCACGACGCTTCTCGACATCCATCTCCTTCTGCTGGGCATCACCCATCTCGTTGATGGAGGCGTCGTTATAGCCCCATTTGTTGTAATTGCCCTCTGAGTGGAACATCATCCTGGTAAAGGTCTCAGGATCAACACGGTTGGCACGTCCGGTCCAGCGGACGATGAACATGTCAAAATCCTTTTCCTGGAAAACCTTGTTGATTCCCATGTTGTAGTCTTCGGCGGCAAGCGTCACGTCCCAGCCGATTGATTTGCAGGCCTGGGCGATCAAGCGACCCATCTCCGGGCGCACCGGGTCAAAGCTGGCGTTTGATGTCAGCAGCGTCATGGGCTCGACAGCCTTGCCGGCGGCGAAGGCATATTTGGCCATCGGCATTGTAGCGGCCGTAACCCCGAGGCCAGCCGAGGCTCTCAAGAAGGACCGTTTAGAGAAATCAACTGTCATGGATTTCCTCCCCTCGTGTTTCAATCGTCTCACAAGGACGATCTCGTTGGTTGCGTCAGGTGTGACAAAGAATCACATCTCGTTGACTATTAGGCGTCAAATCAATAAGCACAATTTAATAATATTGCTAATAGTATAAATTTTGCTAATGATCACGATCCAGCAACTCAGATTCTTCAACGCTGTCATGAAATTCGGCTCGCTGTCGCGTGCCGCGACGGCGGTCAACAGGACGCAACC from Alphaproteobacteria bacterium LSUCC0719 encodes:
- a CDS encoding ABC transporter substrate-binding protein produces the protein MTVDFSKRSFLRASAGLGVTAATMPMAKYAFAAGKAVEPMTLLTSNASFDPVRPEMGRLIAQACKSIGWDVTLAAEDYNMGINKVFQEKDFDMFIVRWTGRANRVDPETFTRMMFHSEGNYNKWGYNDASINEMGDAQQKEMDVEKRREIVKAMQRKLYDDVAASPIVHPSMTNAYREDRLAGVVPQLGEGIGSLWTDLNMSVKSGDGYVRNGQTSALKNLNPVSVTDSNEFKELRTIYDRLLQVGPNGELVPWAATSVTAVDNTTIDIVLRDGMKFHDGNPVTIEDIKFTFEYYTKWKAPFFISSLEKFEDMSITGANSMRIKLSEPHAPLMINFFAQIFIIPQHIWKDIPEKAGVDDVLNFANENPIGSGPFKFDYWDRGKELKVSAFESHFAKPKCAGMIRVTYGSHDAMAAAIEAGECDRTRYILKPTLVQDLDKINGIVGKGYASHGWYGFMFNHTRGPLQDRAFREAVDHLVPRDVIREVIMSGFATNGGSTIAPANEYWHEAAIKPRPNNVKMAKDILAKAGYSWDSSGSLHYPG
- a CDS encoding mandelate racemase/muconate lactonizing enzyme family protein, translated to MTPVDDITVEAVRIYRVSIPLITPYHLSKVYDVITHSEVVVVELIADGVSGWGEADPGGVMFTGDTCDDVMAYYTQGGASTLRGMKLGELISGVAPVGIRGATKSAINVAAYDLAGRLTDTPVWKMLGDKHHQALPSLWPTSSGTVEQDMQVIGEKYDIGYRTFMLKMGSNPVEEDIARAHQVYEQTPDDVRLMVDANQGWTFDEATAFMRQTADVPLALIEQPIAAGDYGRIHELRALAPNPISVDESLQSLADAERIIEARGADIFSVKISKNGGLAEGLAICRLAAENGVRIMMNSMIELGITQAAALHLGCVSPNVVDFGHAFMSVQRTSDDITDFADWKNRGTVSLPDNPGLGIMVRRDKIDQYCLSRVEG
- a CDS encoding ABC transporter permease, yielding MAEYLLRRLIYTLITIFAVASILFIIFRLLPGDATLQVISPAMDEAVQKRMKEAFGLDKSLWQQYLIYLKNLVTFDWGRSFVTSQPVMDILQYRFWNTVLLMTAGMCFTLVIGIGIGILMAWKRNGAIDVIGTVSGLVFQAAPPFVTGLLLLMLLSYKLGLFPTGGMYPPGQRPDGLLEMLLMPAFWERIVLPTITVSLYYITTPMLVMRDSMLEILGSDFIELARAKGLAPRVVMIKHAARNALLAVVTLGSIMVGFAIGGQVVVESLFSWPGMGQLMVEAAASHDYPVAQGTFLMLAVLVITLNLVTDIIYCYLDPRIKVSKSGMDER
- a CDS encoding ABC transporter permease translates to MQLFGARLRGVLGTLYRQYKIMTSNSYGLIGFWVVAFFFFVAVFAPLIAPYPIWEMQYDAETGQLAMLQSPSWQFPLGTTHLGYDLLSQMIMATRTTVMIGLISGFISIMIGANIGLIAGYYGGVIDEFLMRCTDILYGMPFLPFVIILISLFGRKIEFVILAIALIVWRTSARVIRAQTISIKQRQFVTAARARGCSHLRIIYRHILPNVLPLLLLYTSFNIAWSIVTEASASFLGFGDGDTISWGGMLYELWLSGKTRVAWWWFLPPALSIVALVTSLVFISRAYEEYANPRLRETR